The nucleotide window GTCTCACCGGGGAGGTACCCGTCAGTGCGGATGTCCAGACCCGGCACCCGGCCCTTGAGCGTCTCGGCCACGTTGGTCGTCGCGATCTCGCGGACCTGTTCCTGGTTCACCGATCCGACGGCGCCAGTGACGTCGCGCCGGAGCTGCGTGCCGTAGCCGACCGCCACGATTCCCTCGAGGTCAATCGCCGATTGGGAGAGGGTGAAGTTTGCGGTCGCGGTCTGCCCGGCAGTCACGGTTACCGTCGCGGTCTGCTCCGAGTAGCCGATCCTCCCCGCGCGGACCTGGTGCGTGCCGGCGGGTACGTTGGTGATGGTGAAGCGGCCCTGCGCATCAGTGAGTGCGCCCAGCCCGGCCGTTCCGAGCGTCACTGCCGCGCCATCCAGCGGCGCCCCCGCGGCATCGGTCACGACCCCCGTGACCTGACCCGTGCTTTGCGCCGCTGCTTGCGAGGCCGTAAACAGCCCAGCCAGCAGGAGTAACACCAGACGTTTCATCGATAGGTCTCCCCTTAGGTGGATCGATGAAGAATGGCCGGCCCTCGCCGGCCGTGGGACAACCGTGTGGTCCGAGATCGAGTCAGGGATGTACGCAGGTATTCTAGGGCGCTCCTGGAGAGGGCCTTGGGGAAGGCGGCGACGGCCGCCAGATCAACGTGCGGTCTTATGTGTAGGGGAAGCGGTCAGAACGGTCTGAGAAGGGCCTCGACGAAATCTTCTACGATCCGTGATCCTGCTTCCGGACTGCTCTACCAACCCGGCTATCGGAACAACGCGATGTATGCCTGCGGCGAGGGGCTCCAAGAGCCCGACGCGGGAGTCGAGATATCGATGAAAGGGGCGCGGCCTTCTACCGCACCCCGGATGTAGCTCAAAGAAGCGCGTCAACGATATCGCGATCCCTCTTCCTTGTCAAACCTTTCCATTTCGGGGCCGACCCAAGCCCCGATCGACAGAATCCACGCGGTTCACGACCGAGCAGGTATACCCATGCTTCGTGGGTAAGGCGAGTCTGTGAGGGGAGTGGTTCCCCGACGAACTTTTTAGCGCTGGTTGTAGGCCGTCGTCGTGATGAGGATCACACCGTTCGCGCCGCGAGCGCCGTACGCACCGGTCGAGCCGGCGTCCTTCAGGACGTCGATGCGGGCAATGTTTCCCGGCGACAGGTTCGCCAGCGCCGCGTGCATCACACTGGGGTTGATCGGCATCCCGTCGATCACCAGCAGGGGCTCGTTGCTTCCGATCAGAGAGCGCGTCCCCCGAATGCGGAAGGAGTAGTCTCCGTTCGGCATACGCGTCACCAGCACGCCGGGCATCCGGTCCCGGATGAGCTCTTCGACCCGCGTGACGCGCATCGTCTCGATCTCCTCCGCGGTCAGCGAGGCAACCGACCCGGTCACATCCTCGGAATCGACCCGGTCGTAGCCGATCGTTACCTGCTCTCGAGGACCGATGTCGCGCGCTCGACGTGACGTGGAGCAGGCTGCCAAGGTCACCACCGCCAGCAGCGGTATGAGGTAGATCCGACCGGGAGCCGCGTGGGTGCGCATGCCTCCCTCACTTTTCCTGGGTCCCGTCCGCGTACCCGGACCTTCCGGGCCAACCGGCCGGGAGTTCGGTGAATCAGCGTTCTCACCGCGCCGGCCAAGCGGTCGATAGCGAGGACGCCGACCTCCGATCTAGCATATGTAGCGCCCGCGGGAAGTGCGCAGCGCGCACAGATCCGCGATCGGAGGAGTTCTGTTCGGGATGGGCCGGAGCTGGACGCCCGTAGCCAGGATGATGGGATGGCACAGTCATCATATGACTGGATCAATATTTTGTCCAGGGTCTTGTGCAGGGAAAGATCGGCGCGCCATCTCGGCTATCGGGACGACCGGACGCCACGCCGGCGCAGCACGACGGCCACCTCCCCCTCCTCATCCGGCGCCAGGCGGACTCCCGCCGGAAGGCTCAGGCTCGCGGTGGTCGTTCCCACGCGGAGCAGTCGTCCGAGGTCGATCGGCTCTGTGGGAATGGCAGTGGGCGGTGTTACGTCCTCGGCGAGGAGGACCGTCACGGTGCGCGGCTCGGTGGTCAGTTGGAGAGTATCGGCGAGTGCCTGTCGGGTCCGAACCTGAATCGGGACGTCGATGGCCATCTGGGGCTGAGCCTCCACCCTGATCTCCGACGGGCGGACCTGGACCAGCTCCAGCCCCGAGGGGAGCGTCAGGTTCTCCGCGGTGATGGGGAGCACGTTGGTGCCGGAATCGGGCTGCGACAGATCGAACGAGATCACCAGCTCACCGCGATCCAGCCGGCCGAACGCCTGCTCGGACCCGCTCAGCGTCACCATTGCCGTGGGAACGGTATCGCTCACCAATGCCCATTCCGGCGGCAGGTTCCGAAACTCGATCGGAACCGCGAAGGTGCGGGACACTGTGTCGGCGCTGAAGGAGAAGAGCAGCCAGGTGAGCACGGCGAAGCCCACCGACATCGCCGCGGTCTCCAGCGTCGTGCGGCTCCTCCACTCGGGCCTCCCATCCCCTCCTTCAGTGTAGTGTTCGTTCCAGAAGTGAATGAGGCGCTGCGACAGCTCGGAGAGCGACTCCATCTCCGTGAGAGTACCGTCCTGAGCGACGCTGATGGTCCCCCGCTCTTCGGAGATCACCAGAACGAAGGCGTCGGTCTCGTTCGCCAGCCCCAGCGCCGCTGCGTGCCGGGTGCCTCCATAGCGGCTCACCTCAGGAATCTGAGACGCCAGCGGCAGGTGGGCGGCGAAGCGGACCACTCGATCGCCTTCCAGGAGCACCGCACCGTCGTGACCCGCGCTCTCTGGCTGAAAGATGCTCTCGAGCAGGGGTCGGCTCACCAGCCCGTCCAGCTCGATCCCGCCCTGGATGTGCGGATCCCATGAATCGCGACCCTTCAGGGCGATGATCGCACCTACGTGATCCTCGGCAAGGCGGTTCGCGACCTCGATGAGGGTATCGACCGTCGTGCCTCCTGCCTGCGACTCCTGCCGTTGCGTGTCCCCCCAGGCGCCGAGGCGATCGAGCAGCCGCCGAATGTCGGACTGGAAGACGACCACCGCCGCGATCAGAAAGCCGATCGAAACGAGCTGGAGGAGCTGGCGGAAGAGGTAGAGGTGGACGATGTCGGCGAGGAGATAGACGATCGCCAGCAGCCCGCAGAGGGCCATGATACGGCGCGCCGCGCTCCCCGAGCTGCTCCGGCGCAACCAGGTGATGCCCACGAAGAAGAATGCCGCGACCAGCAGGATGTCCGCGATATCGGCGAGCTGTACCGCGCGCGTGAGGTCCCTGAAAAAGGCGTCCATGCCCTTGCCATGGTGCACGCTGCGGGCCGCCGAGGGTGGGAAGTCATGCCATCACGCCACCCGTCGCGCCGCGGGACCGGCGTCGCTGGAGAAGAAGACCGCCTTCCCGGCGCGACCGGGAAAGTCAGCGGCGTAGGCGGATCGCCATTCAGACAGGAAGCGCTCGACCTCGGTCTCCGGAACGAGGGCCCAGACGCTGCCTCCGTAGCCGGCGCCGAAAGCGGAGGCCGCCACGGCACCCAGGCGCCGCGCCGCGCGCGCAAGCTCCACGGTCTCGGGAATCTGGTTACCGAGGAGGGTCTCCGCCGCGCGCTGCGACTCGTCCACCAGTTCTCCGAAGCGATCCAGCCGCCCTTCCGCCAGCGCGTTGGCGGCGGCGGGGATCAGCACCTCGCTCTCCAACACGAAGTGGTCGAGCCGGGCGGCGAGGTCACGCGGGGGGAAGCCGAGTCGCTCAGGGGACTGCAACAGCGCTCGCAGCCGGTCGGCGGCGTCGGGGGAGGAGCGCAGTGCCGCGGCCAGGCTGACCGCGGGCGCCCCGCCCGAACGGATCCAGAGGTCGCGCAGGGCACGGGCGAGCGCCGAGGCGCGGTTGTAGTGCTCGCGCATGGCCCCGGTTTTCTCCGCCTGCACCCCACTCGCCGCGAGAGCGAAGCGGTAGCCGGACAGCATCGGCAGGGTCCGTTCGCGGGCGGCCGGCACGAAGCGGTACTGCAGAAGGGTCCGCTCGCGCGCCTGCAGGATTGCGGTGTGGTCCTCGCTTCCCCCGTGCGTCCCGACCCCCGAATCCCCCGCCAGCCGACCGAACCCCTGTCCACTCTCCACCGCGGCGAGGTAGGAGGCGAGCGCATCCAGGTCGGTGATCGCTTCCCGGAAGAGCGGCCGATCCTGTAGCCGGTTCGCCGCGGCCAGGCAGAGGAAGATCCCGATGATGAGCGCGCTGGAGCTGCTCATACCAGAGGCCGGCGGCAGGTCGCTGCTCAGGGCCACGTCGACGCCGCGCCGGAGCTCGGAGAAATTGCGCGCCAGCCGGCGCACGGTTGTCATCGGATAGTTGGTCCACCCGATGCCCGGCTGCAGGTCCGGCCTGATTTCGAAGTCGACGGCGTCCCTGAGGTCGAGCGCCTCTACCCACACCCGGGGCTGGTCCCGCTCCGTGGATACAAGCGTGAAGCCACGCTCCACCGCGGCGAGAAGGCTGCGCCCCCCCGCGTAGTCGGTGTGCTTGCCGAGCACCTCGATCCGGCCGGGTACCAGAAAGACCTTGGCGGGAGTTTTCGGGGGGTGGCCGCGGCGCAGCAACGCGCGGGCGCAGAGGGCCACGCTGGTCGGAGCACTCCTGGTCCAGTGTCCCTGGAGGCGCGAGAGCAGCGGATGGCGCCCGTCGGCGAGGTCGCCGAGGGGCGCTCCTGCGCCGAGTCCGGGATCGGTGAAGCCGGAGATCAGAGGCGCACCTCGACTTCGCTGAGCCGCTCTTTTACGGCGGCGATGTCGGCGCGCGAGGAGAGATCGAGGACACCGCCTGAGGCGGGTACCACGACGAACTTCATCCCCATGTGGTCGATCGCGTACTGAACCGCCCGCGGGATCTCCAGCTCTCCACGCTCCGAGACCGGGATGGCCCGGCATGCTTCGAAGATTTCCGGCGTGAAGCACCAGCAGTTCATGCTGACCAGCGCCCCCGGACCGAGCTCGCGAGCGATCTCCGGGTCGGGCTTCTCCACCACTTTCGTGAGGGTGCCGTCCGGCGCTGTCTGGAGCAGCGCGAAGCTCAGAATGCGCTCCGGACCGATATTTCCGTCCCGGATCAGGCTCTCACGCTCGAATCCGAGCAGGCTGGGGGCGCCCTGGCGACGCAGAGCCACCAGCGCCTCGACCGGATAGTAGTTGTCGGAGTTCAGCACGACGAAGGGATTTCCGTCCACGAATCCGCTCGCCGCGAGCACGGCGTCCGCCGTGCCAAGCGGGCGCTCCTGTACGGCGAAGTGGACGTTGATCCGGCGCGGGGCATCCGGCCCACCATAGCGCTCCCGCACGACGTCGTGCTCCGGGCCGACAACCAGACAGGCGTCGCTGAAGCCGGCGTCAGCCAGGCCGGAAAGAACGAAGTCGAGAAAGGGCCGCCCGACCGGGATCATCGCCTTCAGGCCAGTCGCCGCGACTGCAGCCTGCTCCGCATCGAGTCGGGCCGAATCGTCGTTGCGGCGCATCCGCGTGCCCAGCCCGCGGGCCAGCACGACCGCCCGGGTTGCCTGCCCTTCGCTCATCCCCTACCCACCTCTACCGGTTCCGCCTCCTCGGAGCCGCCCGATCGTACTCCAGGCGACATACGCGGCAGGATGCGCATCAGCCCGCCCACGCTGATAACGAAGAGGACCAGCCAGACCATCCCCTGCGCGATCTCGCCGTACAGAAAGCTGCCGCTCCCGAATAGTGCTCCGTAGATGGCCGTGCACCCCAGCACCCACCCGAGCAGCGCCTGCGGAAGGCTGTCACCCGCGGTGACGGGGCCCGCCCGCTCCGCGATCGGCCTCCACCCCGGTCCCCCGGGTCGCACGAGGCGGTAGAACTCAATCAGCGTCTCTTCCGAGCTCGGGCGGGTCAGGTAGGTCGTGACCACCCAGATGGCCGTGGTGACGGCCACCGTCACGAGCAGCGACACGTGCGCCGGGATGGTACCGCCACGCTGTGCCGCGATGAAGAAGCCCACAGACACGACGAAGGAGCTGGCCATCGCGGCCACCTCGGTCCAGGCATTGATCCGCCACCAGTACCACCGCAGCAGGTAGATCAGGCCGGTGCCGGCGCCGATGGACATCAGCAGCTCGAAGGCCTGACGGGCTGAATCGAGGACCAGCGTGACCCCGGCGGCGACCAGCATCAGTAGTCCGGTGACCACGCGTCCCACGAAGACGTAGTGGCGTTCGGTCGCATCCGGCCGGATGAATCGCCGGTAGAGGTCGTGCACCAGGTATGAAGTACCCCAGTTCAGGTGGGTTGAGATGGTGGAGACGTAGGCGGCCAGCATCCCCGCGATCATCAGGCCCAGCAACCCTGCGGGGAGGAAGGTCAGCATGGCGGGATAGGCCATGTCGTGACCGATCAGGCTGCGGTCGACGTAGGGGAAGGCGGCGGCGATGTCGTCCAGCGTAGGAAAGACGAGGATGGACGCGAGCGCCACCAGGATCCACGGCCATGGGCGTAGAGCATAGTGCGCCGCGTTGAAGAAGAGCGTCCCGGAAAGGGCGTCCCGCTCGCTCCGGGCGGCCAACATCCGCTGCGCGATGTAGCTACCTCCGCCCGGCTCCGCCCCCGGGTACCAGACCGACCACCACTGCACGGTCAGCGGAATGACCAGCAGCGTGAGCGTCAGGGACCAGTCACCAAAGTCCGGCAGCAGGTGGAGCGTCTGCGCGGGAACACGCTCCAGCAGCCCGGAGAGCCCGCCCACTTGCGGTTGCCGAAGTGCGAAGACCGCGGCCGCGATAGCGCCGGTCATCGCCACGACGAACTGGATGAGATCCGTCACCATCACCCCCCACAAACCGGAGATGGCGGCGAAGGCGATGCTGATGATGACGCAGTAGGTGAGCGTCTTGCCGATAGGCCAGCCCAGCAGCACGGCGGCGATCTTGGCGGCGGCCAGGTTCACCGACGCCATGATCACGCAGTTGAAGAAGAGCCCTAGGTAGACCGCGCGGAACCCGCGCACGAAGGTCGCCGCCCTGCCCGAATAGCGGATCTCGTAGAACTCGAGGTCGGTGAGCACGCGGGAGCGGCGCCAGAGGCGGGCGTAGAAGAAGACGGTGGCCATGCCCGTGAGCAGGAACGCCCACCAGGCCCAGTTGCCAGCCACGCCGCTCTCGCGCACGAGGTTGGTGACCAGGTTCGGGGTATCCGTGCTGAAGGTCGTGGCGACCATCGACACCCCGATCAGCCACCAGGGCGCGGCCTGTCCGGAGGTGAAGAACTCCGCCGTGCTCGACCCTGCCCTGCGGGCCAGCAGGATCGCCGGGACGAACGAGATGGCGATCGACAGGATGATGATTGCCCAATCGATGGGAGCGAGGTGCATACGAGCGGCGGGTAGAAGGCGTCGGTCCGAGTGGACGAATCAGGAACAGCGTACCGCCCCGGCGAGCCGTTGCGGGTCCGTCGAACACTCCTGATTCGCAGGTCGTAGCTCCTGGCTGCCTCGGCTCACAGAACCGCCTGCCGGTACAGTCCGATCGTCGAGATGCGTGGCACGTCCAGCGCCGATTCGATGGAGAGGCGGATCCGGCGTGCGCTGATCGGCTCGGGGGTACGATCGAGCTTGCGGTTGCCGATGGTGCTTCCGCTGGAGGCGATGGTCCAGCCGTTCGGGGTCAGGGCGTGCACCTCGTAGCGCTCGACATGCTGCCCCTCGGCAATGGCCTCGCGCAGCTCCACCACATTGAACTCCACGGGGGTGGCGAAATCCAGCTCGACGTAGCCCGAGCGCGCGCTTCCTCCGGGGCTCCAGTAGGTATCCGGGTCACCGTCGAGGACCCGCGACGCTCCCGTTCCCCGGTTCGCCGAGGCGCGAGCCCCGCGCGCGAGATCCCGGGCAAAGACCTGCTCCCGCAGCTCGTGGAATTCCCGCAGCCGCTGCACGTCCGTCTCATGGAACAGACCGTCGCTGGTCGGCGGAACGTTCAGCAGCAGGTTGGCGTTCCTTCCCACGGACATGAAGTACAGCTCGAGCAGGTTCTCGGCGGTGCGCACCTCGGTGTCCTGCTCCGGATGCCAGAACCACCCCGGCCGAATCGACACGTCCGCCTCGCCGGGGCGCCAGACAGTGCCGTGGGGGTGTCCGTGCTGAAGGGCATGGATGATCTCCGGCCCCGACATTCCCGGATATGGCACGACTGTCGGATCGACTGTCGACCAGTTGGGGTCTCCGGCAATGCCTCGCTCATTCCCGATCCAGCGGATGTCCGGCCCGGCGTCCGAAAACATGATCGCGTCCGGCTGGAGCGTGCGGACGGTCTGATGAAAGCGCGGCCAGTCGTACTCCTGCCGACGTCCGTTCGGGCCTTCCCCGTTCGCCCCGTCGAACCACACCTCCGCGATCGGTCCGTACCAGGTGAGCAGCTCGGTGAGCTGGCGTACATAGAAGTCGTTGTACGCCGGGGAGTCCCCGTACATGGGCGCGTTGCGGTCCCAGGGAGAGAGGTAGAGACCTACCTTCAGGCCCTCGGCTCGCGCGGCGTCGACGAACTCGCGGACGACGTCGCCCTGGCCATCACGCCAAGGGCTGCTCGCGACCGAATGTCTCGTCGTCTCGGTTGGCCAGAGGCAGTAGCCGTCGTGGTGTTTGGCGGTCAGGATGATCAGCTTGAAGCCACCGTCGCGCGCGGCGCGAGCCCACTGGCGGGCATCGAGTCTGGCCGGGTTGAAGAGGGCCGGGTCTTCCTTCCCGTCGCCCCACTCACGGTTGGTGAAGGTGTTGATGCCGAAGTGGACGAACATGGTCAGCTCGTCCCGCTGCCACGCGAGCTGCGCGGGCGACGGGACGGGACGCGCAGCGGCGATCCCGGTCAGCGCCGGGCCGAGCGCGCGCGCCAGGCCTGGGTTCGTGGCCGCCGCTCCGAGCGCCAGCCCGCTGGCCCGCAGAAAGGTGCGCCGATCGATCCGCTGCCGAGACGCGTGGACGGGGCGACCGTTCATGCCGACGTGCTCGACTCCATCTTGCCAGGATCGATGATCCCCAGCGGCGGACGCGTGCGCCAGCCACCGCGGGTGAAGTCGGGGAAGTCTACCGCGGCGCTACGATTGGTGATGGAGCGCTCGCTCAGGTCGACAATCGCGCTCCAGGCGGCGCCGTCGTACACGTCCATATCGGTGGGCTCGCCGTTCAGAAGGCACTGCACCAGCCGGTAGTCCTCGATGTAATCCATGCCGCCGTGGCCGGCGCCCGCCGATGCCGCCTCCAGCGCACGCCAGATCGGATGGTCGAACTCCGCACGATACTGGTTGAAGTCCTCCCAGGCGTCGTCCTCCGACCTTCCCTCCAGGTAGATCAGCGGCTCGGGGTACTTACGCACCAATCCACGCGTCCCCTGCAGCAGGATGTTCCGGCTGTATGGACGGGGCGAGTTGGTGTTGTGTGTGATCAGGATCGTCTGGCCCGCGACCGTCCTGATCAGGGTATTGATCACGTCGCCCTGCGCGTACTTCTGCTTCGCCTCAGGGCTGTCCGGACCGATGTGCTCCGCGGCCCAGAGGTTCAGACCGCGACCGGGGCTCGCCATCGAGACGAGGTACTCGAACTGGTTCCCCCGGTTGATGTTCATCCACTGCGCGACCGGTCCGACGCCATGGGTGGGGTAGAGGTCCGCGTTGCGGGTGATGGAGTGCTTCACCCGCCAGCGGTTCACATAGTAGTCCGTCAGCTTCAAGCTGCGCAGGTCGTGGAGGTACCCGCACTCGGCGTGGAGCAGATCACCGAACTGGTTCTGCCGGACCATGTTGAGAATCATCATCTCGGCCCGGTCGTAGCAGCAGTTTTCCATCATGACGCAGTGCCGCTGCGTCTGCTCCGCCGTCTCGACGAGCTCCCAGCATTCGTCGATGGTGGGAGCCATGGGGACCTCGGTCGCGGCGTGCTTCCCCGCCCGCATGGCAGCGAGCAGCACCGGGGCATGGAGCTCCCAGGGGGTCGCGGTGAAGACGAGATCGACGTTGGGTAGATCGCAGAGTCGCAGATAGTCCTCCGGCCCTCCGGCAAAACCCTGCGGCTGCGGCTGCCCTGCATCGGTGACCAGCTTCCGCGCGCGCTCCATGTGCTCGGGAAGCAGGTCGCAGATCGCGGTCACCTCGACGTTGGGGATGCGCAGGAAATTCCGGACGTGGCTGGTGCCCTGGTGGCCGACGCCAACAAAGCCGACGCGAACCTTCTCCAGCGGTTCGGCGGCGAACAGGCCGGTGGGCGCGGGGCGGCGGCTCGCCTGCGCGGCGAGGCGGTCGGAAGTCAGTGCGTATCCGGCGCCGAGCCCTGCAGCGGCGGCGCGCAGGAACTTTCGACGGTCGTAGCGATCTGCCATGGGTATACTCCGGGAAGGGGCCTAGGAGCAGGGAGTTTAGCCGCGCGCCAGGGGAGGAGCAAGGTGAAACTGGTCCACGGCGGCGCCGGCTGTCGCACGCGTCACATATACCTTGGGAACCAGTCCCGTGCGCTGGCGATAGGCCTCGACAACGGTCTCGGTAAATTCCTCGGTCGAGTCGCGACGCACGAGGGCGACCGCGCATCCCCCGAAGCCGGCGCCGGTCATACGGGCGCCGAAACAGGCGGGGTGTGCGGAAGCAATCTCCACCATGGTGTCGAGGGCTTCGCTCGAGACCTGGAAGTCGTCGCGCAGGCTGCGGTGGCTCTCGGCCATCAGGGCGCCGAGCCGCTGAGCATCACCTGCGCGCATGGCTTCGGCCGCGGCTTCAGTCCGGGCATTTTCAAGAACGACGTGGCGGGCGCGGCGGGCGGCGACCGGGTCGAGTCCCGCCACCCCCTCTTCGAAGCGCTCAGGGGTGAGATCGCGCAGGGCCTTCACACCGAAATGCTCGGCGGCGAGCTCACATTGGGTGCGCCGTTCGTTGTACGCCGAGCCGCTGAGCTCCCGTCGGGTGGAGGTATCGAGGATCACCACCAGTGCCTCCTCGGGAAGCGGCACCGCGGTGGTGTCCAGCGTTCTGCAGTCGATCAGCACCGCGTGGCCCTCCTGTCCCACCGCGGAGATCATCTGGTCCATGATCCCGCACTGCACCCCCACCCAGGCGTTCTCGGCGCGCTGGCAGAGTCTGGCCATCTCCTTGGCGTCCCAGGGCGCCCCGGCCGCGGCGGTGATCGCCCGCGCGGTGGCGAGCTCGACCGCCGCGCTGGAGGAGAGCCCCGCGCCGATCGGCACGTCTCCGCCCAGCACACCGTCCCATCCGGCGACAGGACGGCCTGCGTCTGCCAGCGCCCACGCGGTTCCCTTGAGATACTCGATCCAACCCCCGTCCCCGCGCTCGGGGGCGGCGGCGTCGAAGCTGCGCACGCGCTCGTAGTCGAGCGACTGGACCGAGATCACCGTATCCTCACGCGGCCTGAGCGCGATCCATACCGCCGGCTCGATCGCCATCGGCAGGACGAAGCCGTCGTTATAGTCGGTGTGCTCCCCGATGAGGTTCACCCGGCCGGGCGCTCGCACGACCAGTGACGGCTCCTCGTTCCACTTAGCCCGGAAGGCGTCGATGACCCGCGCGCGCACCGTCGGGGCCGCTTCATTCATACGATCCCTCAAAACTCCCGCCCTCTCCGCCGGCAGGCGCGCCGGCCTCAATCATCGATGTACGGTTGTGGACTCAGGTACTTCGCGTAGCCGCGCGGCCGCGGCCTCGGGGGTGAGGTCGCGCTGCGGCTCCGCCATCATCTCGTATCCGACCATGAACTTGCGCACCGTGGCGGAGCGCAGCAGCGGAGGATAGAAGTGAAAGTGTAGGTGCCATTCGGGATGATCCTTGCCGTCCGTCGGGGCCTGGTGGACTCCGGCGGAATAGGGGAAGGTCGTCCCGAACAGGTTGTCATAGCGGCTGGTGAGCCGCTTCAGGGCCACCGCCAGGTCGTCGCGCTCATTCGCCTCCATCTCCAAGAGGCTGGCCATTCGTCGTCGCGGTAGAACGATCGTCTCGAACGGCCAGATCGCCCAGTAGGGTACGATCACGAGCACCGACCCCTGTTCGAAGACGATCCGCTCCTCGCGCCGTAGCTCGAGCGCGGCGTAGTCCGCGAGCAGGGAGCGCCCGGTAAGCTCGTGGTACTCCAGCAACCGCGCCCCCTCCTTCGCCAGCTCCAGCGGAATCGACCGTTGCGCCCAGATCTGGCCGTGGGGGTGCGGATTGCTACACCCCATCATGGTACCTCGGTTCTCGAAGACCTGCACGGAGGCAATGTCGCCGCGCGCTCCCAGCGTCTCGTACTGGTCGGCCCAGAGATCGACGAGGCGGCGGAGCGCGGAGGGCTCCATCCCCGCCAGCGTGAGGTCGTGGCGGGGAGAGAAGCACACCACCCGACAGATGCCGCTCTCGGCGCGCGCAACCAGCAGCCCCTCCTCGTCG belongs to Longimicrobiaceae bacterium and includes:
- a CDS encoding UDP-glucose--hexose-1-phosphate uridylyltransferase, which gives rise to MNGSFRPQEDPHRRFNPLTGEWVLVSPHRMRRPWQGQIETPEPEVRPEYDPACYLCPGNTRAGGHRNPPYTDLFVFDNDFSALLPDTPQGEIDEEGLLVARAESGICRVVCFSPRHDLTLAGMEPSALRRLVDLWADQYETLGARGDIASVQVFENRGTMMGCSNPHPHGQIWAQRSIPLELAKEGARLLEYHELTGRSLLADYAALELRREERIVFEQGSVLVIVPYWAIWPFETIVLPRRRMASLLEMEANERDDLAVALKRLTSRYDNLFGTTFPYSAGVHQAPTDGKDHPEWHLHFHFYPPLLRSATVRKFMVGYEMMAEPQRDLTPEAAAARLREVPESTTVHR
- the galK gene encoding galactokinase, whose protein sequence is MNEAAPTVRARVIDAFRAKWNEEPSLVVRAPGRVNLIGEHTDYNDGFVLPMAIEPAVWIALRPREDTVISVQSLDYERVRSFDAAAPERGDGGWIEYLKGTAWALADAGRPVAGWDGVLGGDVPIGAGLSSSAAVELATARAITAAAGAPWDAKEMARLCQRAENAWVGVQCGIMDQMISAVGQEGHAVLIDCRTLDTTAVPLPEEALVVILDTSTRRELSGSAYNERRTQCELAAEHFGVKALRDLTPERFEEGVAGLDPVAARRARHVVLENARTEAAAEAMRAGDAQRLGALMAESHRSLRDDFQVSSEALDTMVEIASAHPACFGARMTGAGFGGCAVALVRRDSTEEFTETVVEAYRQRTGLVPKVYVTRATAGAAVDQFHLAPPLARG